One genomic segment of Candidatus Polarisedimenticolia bacterium includes these proteins:
- a CDS encoding class I SAM-dependent methyltransferase, giving the protein MPGARFDRIINERYDRSMYGDLAHALYEGSDFHNLGYWSPTTGSLKEACENMVEKLLSFIPDKTGGILDVGCGKGATTRHLLRNYPPEAVTAINISTKQLATGRANAPGCAFLAMDATRLAFPDESIDNAICVEACSDFNTREKFLYEAYRVLRPGGRLVFSDILVEWWLESRSPARRGANFVRGIAEYRALFRRVGFRRVEVEDATDRVLVPYVRHYTRFLRRRFDAGTIDRKGYNRAMAALGLTLFWMRHYVVGWALKS; this is encoded by the coding sequence ATGCCGGGCGCCCGCTTCGATCGGATCATCAACGAGCGTTACGACCGCTCCATGTACGGGGACCTGGCGCACGCCCTGTACGAGGGGAGCGACTTCCACAACCTCGGCTACTGGTCCCCGACGACGGGCTCGCTCAAGGAGGCGTGCGAGAACATGGTCGAGAAGCTCCTGTCGTTCATCCCCGACAAGACGGGGGGGATCCTCGACGTCGGTTGCGGGAAGGGGGCGACGACGCGTCACCTGCTCAGGAACTACCCGCCGGAGGCGGTGACGGCGATCAACATCTCGACGAAGCAGCTCGCCACCGGGCGCGCCAACGCCCCGGGCTGCGCCTTTTTGGCGATGGACGCGACGCGGCTCGCCTTCCCCGATGAATCGATCGACAATGCCATCTGTGTCGAAGCCTGCTCCGATTTCAACACGCGCGAGAAATTCCTCTACGAAGCCTACCGCGTGCTCCGCCCCGGCGGGAGGCTGGTCTTCTCGGACATCCTGGTGGAGTGGTGGCTGGAGAGCCGCTCGCCGGCGCGGCGCGGCGCGAACTTCGTCCGCGGGATCGCCGAGTACCGGGCCCTGTTCCGCCGCGTCGGGTTCCGCCGGGTCGAGGTGGAGGACGCGACCGACCGGGTCCTCGTGCCGTACGTGCGGCATTACACGCGCTTCCTGAGGCGGCGGTTCGACGCCGGCACGATCGATCGCAAGGGCTACAACCGGGCCATGGCCGCCCTCGGCCTGACCCTTTTCTGGATGCGACACTACGTGGTCGGATGGGCGCTCAAGAGCTGA
- a CDS encoding PqqD family peptide modification chaperone yields the protein MSGRDEGFAEGLPRLRSDVEHFSWPARGEMPAQHFVRDPKTLLVFECGEAGAFLCEKLDGRTSLDDIYALYGEKFGAPLREKDFEVFLGQLADQGLLADVSARQRRRTFAEILDPEVFLPLARIRLMKGDRFLAALGRRLGWLFSRPAQYAGAAALAASSVILALRFGAYTHAVWLHWSPGFVALTMALSCFVVQSPRALVHGIMCKRCGGQVSGIGLGLLYYVMPALYCDWGEIIWVAGKEKRRWAIFSGIFYQLLVWGVGTIGWWLTAPGSAANLFWLSMSFAAGMGLLLFGANPLVQMDGYLLLVSIIGVPRLRERSLAILGSWTLRRPLPEILTRREKRWFLLYGALTFFYAFLHLGVVLWMFWSQLTPAYEGAGAIATILVAVYFAQKPLFHVLMKLRPFRWLCARGGGPLRWGARLALAGAIAALGFIPVAYETGGPFRFLPRQRAEIRSEVEGVVEQVLVSEGQWVEAGQPLALLSGRASTRNLVAAQGQVDRVRAELALVESGARPEQIERVRAGVRKAQAALAWSKPRAERVTRLFEDGLVSEKDYENALHQRDMDASRLQEALADLDLIISPSREEQVRALLADQKALQALADDYLADLESTTLSSPIAGRVVTPDVELVSGMYLKPGQRDLVMEIEDARTVRAEVEVSEEEVSEVRPGAPVRLIAWTWHDTPIEGRVVSIAPVAAPASRTSTTAIVQEDSADLAALQIPGASTRVLRVVTEVPNPDGLLKSDMTGYAKIAAGRRPLWDVIFRPAIRWARVKAWYWIP from the coding sequence ATGAGCGGCCGAGATGAAGGGTTCGCGGAGGGGCTGCCCCGACTGAGGAGCGACGTGGAGCATTTCTCCTGGCCGGCCAGGGGGGAGATGCCCGCGCAGCACTTCGTCCGCGACCCGAAGACCCTCCTCGTGTTCGAGTGCGGCGAGGCGGGCGCCTTCCTGTGCGAGAAGCTGGACGGCCGGACGTCCCTCGACGACATCTACGCCCTCTACGGCGAGAAGTTCGGGGCGCCGCTCCGCGAGAAGGACTTCGAGGTGTTCCTGGGCCAGCTGGCCGATCAGGGGCTCCTGGCCGACGTGAGCGCCCGGCAGCGGCGACGCACCTTCGCCGAGATCCTCGACCCCGAGGTCTTCCTGCCGCTCGCCCGGATCAGGCTGATGAAGGGAGACCGTTTCCTGGCGGCCCTCGGCCGCCGCCTCGGGTGGCTGTTCAGCCGCCCGGCGCAGTACGCCGGGGCCGCCGCGCTCGCCGCCTCCTCCGTCATCCTGGCGCTCCGCTTCGGCGCCTACACCCATGCCGTCTGGCTCCACTGGTCGCCCGGGTTCGTCGCCCTCACCATGGCGCTGTCGTGCTTCGTGGTCCAGAGCCCGCGGGCGCTGGTGCACGGCATCATGTGCAAGCGCTGCGGCGGGCAGGTCTCCGGAATCGGGCTGGGGCTTCTCTACTACGTCATGCCCGCCCTGTACTGCGACTGGGGGGAGATCATCTGGGTCGCCGGGAAGGAGAAGCGCCGCTGGGCGATCTTCTCCGGCATCTTCTACCAGCTCCTGGTCTGGGGAGTGGGGACGATCGGCTGGTGGCTGACCGCCCCCGGTTCCGCGGCCAACCTCTTCTGGCTGTCGATGTCGTTCGCCGCCGGGATGGGTCTCCTGCTCTTCGGGGCCAACCCGCTCGTCCAGATGGACGGCTACCTTCTCCTCGTCAGCATCATCGGGGTGCCGCGCCTGCGCGAGCGCTCGCTCGCCATCCTCGGCTCGTGGACGCTCAGGCGGCCCCTCCCCGAGATCCTCACGCGGCGCGAGAAACGCTGGTTCCTGCTCTACGGGGCCCTCACGTTCTTCTACGCCTTCCTGCACCTGGGGGTCGTGCTGTGGATGTTCTGGAGCCAGCTCACGCCGGCGTACGAAGGGGCCGGCGCGATCGCCACGATCCTGGTGGCGGTCTACTTCGCCCAGAAGCCGCTGTTCCACGTCCTCATGAAGCTGCGCCCGTTCCGCTGGCTGTGCGCGCGCGGCGGCGGCCCGCTCCGCTGGGGGGCGCGCCTGGCGCTGGCCGGCGCCATCGCCGCCCTCGGATTCATCCCCGTCGCCTACGAGACCGGCGGGCCGTTCCGCTTCCTGCCGAGGCAGCGCGCGGAGATCCGCTCCGAGGTCGAGGGGGTCGTCGAGCAGGTCCTGGTGAGCGAGGGGCAGTGGGTCGAGGCCGGCCAGCCGCTGGCCCTCCTCTCCGGGCGGGCCTCGACGCGGAACCTGGTCGCCGCGCAGGGCCAGGTCGACAGGGTGCGGGCGGAGCTGGCTCTCGTCGAGAGCGGCGCCAGGCCGGAGCAGATCGAGCGCGTGCGGGCCGGCGTGCGCAAGGCCCAGGCGGCCCTGGCGTGGAGCAAGCCGCGCGCCGAGCGCGTGACCCGCCTCTTCGAGGACGGCCTGGTCTCGGAGAAGGACTACGAGAACGCCCTGCACCAGCGCGACATGGACGCCTCCCGGCTGCAGGAGGCGCTCGCCGACCTCGACCTGATCATCAGCCCGTCCCGCGAGGAGCAGGTGCGTGCGCTCCTCGCCGATCAGAAGGCGCTGCAGGCCCTGGCGGACGACTACCTCGCCGATCTCGAAAGCACCACGCTGTCGAGCCCCATCGCCGGACGCGTCGTCACGCCCGACGTCGAGCTGGTCTCCGGCATGTACCTGAAGCCCGGACAGCGCGACCTGGTGATGGAGATCGAGGACGCGCGCACGGTGCGGGCCGAGGTGGAAGTGAGCGAGGAGGAGGTCAGCGAGGTCCGGCCCGGGGCGCCCGTCCGCCTGATCGCCTGGACGTGGCACGATACCCCGATTGAAGGCCGCGTGGTGAGCATCGCCCCCGTCGCGGCCCCCGCATCACGGACCTCGACCACCGCGATCGTCCAGGAGGACTCGGCCGATCTCGCCGCCCTGCAGATCCCCGGCGCCTCGACCCGCGTCCTGCGCGTGGTGACCGAGGTCCCGAACCCCGACGGCCTCCTCAAGTCCGACATGACCGGCTACGCCAAGATCGCCGCCGGCCGGCGCCCGCTCTGGGACGTGATCTTCCGCCCCGCCATCCGCTGGGCCCGCGTCAAGGCCTGGTACTGGATACCCTGA
- a CDS encoding SDR family oxidoreductase, with product MSGRLEGQAAIVTGGASGIGLAVASRLVREGASVLVADVSPERTAETVRGLLAGRPGAAVFGRAVDVRREDQVNAMRDEALERFGRIDILVASAGILRGVPGKPQTLADTSADAWDRVIETNLTGMFLTIRAVLPVMQKQRRGNIITLSSMSGRKGVACDSAYCASKFGVIGLSESLAEEVRPYGIRVQSVLPEVVDTPILAQNGPIFRPRDMLSAERVADFILYLVALPEDTWLLNPVIAPSRARRSTT from the coding sequence GTGAGCGGGCGTCTCGAGGGACAGGCGGCGATCGTCACGGGTGGCGCCAGCGGCATCGGGCTGGCGGTCGCGTCGCGTCTCGTGCGCGAGGGGGCCTCCGTCCTGGTGGCCGACGTGAGCCCGGAGCGCACCGCGGAGACCGTCCGAGGCCTTTTGGCCGGGCGCCCGGGGGCGGCGGTTTTCGGCCGGGCCGTGGACGTGCGGCGGGAAGACCAGGTGAACGCCATGCGGGACGAGGCCCTCGAGCGCTTCGGCCGCATCGACATCCTGGTGGCGAGCGCCGGCATCCTGCGCGGCGTGCCGGGCAAGCCGCAGACGCTCGCCGACACCTCCGCGGACGCCTGGGACCGGGTGATCGAGACGAACCTCACCGGCATGTTCCTGACCATCCGCGCCGTCCTTCCGGTCATGCAGAAGCAGAGGCGCGGCAACATCATCACGCTGTCCTCCATGTCGGGGCGCAAGGGGGTCGCCTGCGACTCGGCGTACTGCGCCTCCAAGTTCGGCGTCATCGGGCTGTCCGAGAGCCTGGCGGAGGAGGTCCGTCCGTACGGCATCCGCGTGCAGTCGGTCCTCCCCGAGGTCGTGGACACTCCGATCCTGGCCCAGAACGGCCCCATCTTCCGGCCCAGGGACATGCTGTCGGCGGAGCGCGTCGCCGACTTCATCCTGTATCTTGTGGCCTTGCCCGAAGACACGTGGCTGCTCAATCCCGTGATCGCGCCGTCCCGTGCCCGGCGCTCCACGACATGA
- a CDS encoding class I SAM-dependent methyltransferase, whose amino-acid sequence MDNAAAGPGTIDTSYDPFSREPSYVELNRDFVRSLELGGVPRSGGIRVLDLACGTGTMTELLLDELRGPDRILGVDLSRASLAHARRRLLEAPVEPRRADRVRLVNASADRLPVLSADADVVLMGNAIHYFKEPGPLLDEVHRVLRPGGLFAFNTSFFAGTFLPGTERFYEEWVKEALKYVLRRDAEERSQGRPGLTRARGRGDAPFLRRWPSPDEYTAALTGRGFAIRSVNRRTAVMTRSSFEAIGAYAGCAGALLSGFPVPLASEALARSVAPVLEATGRQTVPRLWLEVIAVRNGEATGPGGSHDAA is encoded by the coding sequence ATGGACAACGCGGCCGCCGGTCCGGGGACGATCGACACGTCGTACGACCCGTTCTCCCGGGAGCCGTCGTACGTCGAGCTGAACCGGGATTTCGTCCGGAGCCTGGAGCTCGGCGGCGTGCCGCGCTCCGGCGGGATCCGTGTCCTCGACCTGGCGTGCGGCACCGGGACCATGACCGAGCTGCTGCTCGACGAGCTTCGCGGGCCGGATCGGATCCTCGGCGTGGACCTGTCGCGGGCGTCCCTGGCCCACGCGCGCCGCCGGCTGCTCGAAGCCCCCGTCGAGCCGAGGCGCGCGGACCGGGTGCGGCTGGTCAACGCTTCGGCGGACCGCCTGCCGGTCCTGTCCGCGGACGCCGACGTGGTCCTGATGGGCAACGCCATCCACTACTTCAAGGAGCCGGGGCCGCTCCTCGACGAGGTCCATCGCGTCCTGCGCCCCGGCGGCCTGTTCGCCTTCAACACCTCCTTCTTCGCCGGGACGTTCCTTCCCGGAACGGAGCGCTTCTACGAGGAGTGGGTCAAGGAGGCGCTCAAGTATGTCCTGCGCCGGGACGCCGAGGAGCGGAGCCAGGGGCGGCCGGGCCTCACGCGCGCCCGCGGGCGGGGGGACGCCCCTTTCCTGCGCCGCTGGCCCTCCCCCGACGAGTACACCGCCGCCCTGACGGGCCGCGGGTTCGCCATAAGGAGCGTGAACCGGCGCACCGCGGTCATGACCCGCAGCTCGTTCGAGGCGATCGGCGCCTATGCAGGATGCGCCGGCGCCCTCCTGAGCGGCTTCCCCGTCCCCCTGGCGAGCGAGGCGCTGGCGCGATCGGTCGCCCCGGTCCTCGAAGCCACCGGCCGGCAGACGGTCCCGCGGCTGTGGCTCGAGGTGATCGCCGTGCGGAACGGCGAGGCGACCGGGCCGGGAGGATCGCATGACGCCGCCTGA
- a CDS encoding tetratricopeptide repeat protein codes for MRPDSDETNEPGEPPIPRLRPMGKGPETRIVIGNLYLKQKKYAEAIREFEAALEEKPDSAMAHFGLGNVYLRQRQGDRAAACYAAALEHNPDLAEAHYCLGLIHLQEKRLDEAAEEFLLVLRQNPDRPFVHFTLGNVYLAQKRHVEAAEEFRETLRLKPDFLLASFRLGRAHLAMGQDAEAFQAYEGALQTNPQLATAHVQLGDLLASGRRHAEAIAEFEAALAIRPTLVVARLRIGDLHAEQGKYAGALAAYQEALRLKPNRAGVHLRIGNLHLARDRPAEAIAAFQEAIRHNRLYAEAHRRLGNAHAQQADYTRAIAEYHASIRINARKAAAHLDLGDAFRALNDARSAAAAYRKALEIEPGLEAAKERLAKVEVG; via the coding sequence ATGCGACCCGATTCGGACGAGACGAACGAACCCGGCGAGCCGCCGATCCCGCGGCTTCGCCCCATGGGGAAGGGACCCGAGACGCGCATCGTCATCGGCAACCTGTATCTGAAGCAGAAGAAGTACGCCGAGGCGATCCGGGAGTTCGAGGCGGCCCTCGAGGAGAAGCCCGACTCCGCCATGGCGCACTTCGGTCTCGGAAACGTCTACCTGAGGCAGAGGCAGGGGGACCGCGCCGCCGCGTGCTACGCCGCGGCCCTGGAGCACAATCCCGACCTGGCCGAGGCCCACTACTGTCTCGGACTCATCCACCTCCAGGAGAAGCGCCTGGACGAGGCCGCGGAGGAGTTTCTCCTGGTCCTGCGGCAGAACCCGGACCGCCCCTTCGTCCACTTCACCCTGGGGAACGTCTATCTGGCCCAGAAGCGCCACGTCGAGGCGGCCGAGGAGTTCAGGGAAACGCTCCGCCTGAAGCCCGATTTCCTCCTCGCCTCGTTCCGCCTCGGCCGGGCCCACCTGGCCATGGGCCAGGACGCCGAGGCCTTCCAGGCGTACGAGGGGGCGCTGCAGACGAACCCGCAGCTCGCGACGGCGCACGTGCAGCTCGGAGACCTGCTGGCCTCGGGCAGGAGGCACGCCGAGGCGATCGCCGAGTTCGAGGCCGCGCTGGCCATCCGCCCCACCCTGGTCGTGGCCCGCCTGAGGATCGGCGATCTGCATGCCGAGCAGGGGAAATACGCCGGGGCCCTGGCGGCGTACCAGGAGGCGCTGCGCCTCAAGCCGAACCGCGCCGGCGTCCATCTCCGGATCGGCAACCTGCACCTGGCGCGCGACCGGCCCGCCGAGGCGATCGCCGCCTTCCAGGAAGCGATCCGGCACAACCGGCTCTACGCCGAGGCCCACCGGCGGCTGGGGAACGCCCACGCGCAGCAGGCGGACTACACGCGCGCCATCGCCGAGTACCACGCATCGATCCGGATCAACGCCCGCAAGGCGGCGGCGCACCTCGACCTGGGGGATGCCTTCCGGGCGCTGAACGACGCCCGGAGCGCGGCCGCGGCCTACCGCAAGGCGCTCGAGATCGAGCCCGGCCTCGAGGCCGCGAAGGAACGCCTGGCGAAGGTCGAGGTCGGATGA
- a CDS encoding SDR family oxidoreductase, producing MTPPEGPPPSTVPDAGPPLLGKVAVVTGGSSGIGRSAAVAFARAGASVVAVGRSASRLEETIAEAGKAGTAPGAGHLSLVLDVGSEEDMARMADRVLERFGRIDILLASAGILRSGKGPKTATELTLLDWNAILRTNLRGTFLSNRAVLPAMTSQKSGDIINVSSTSGLRGFAYDAAYCASKFGIIGLSESLSEEVRRSGIRVTTICPGPASTAMWDQNLPVPPPEKTMPVERVTELILYTVLLPRDTVLHNPVIVPLRSHRRPAFRAPGPGASIGRGEEPVA from the coding sequence ATGACGCCGCCTGAGGGCCCCCCGCCGTCCACGGTCCCGGACGCCGGGCCGCCCCTGCTCGGCAAGGTCGCCGTGGTGACCGGCGGCAGCAGCGGCATCGGCCGCTCGGCCGCCGTCGCCTTCGCGCGCGCGGGGGCCTCGGTGGTGGCCGTCGGGCGCAGCGCCTCCCGCCTGGAGGAGACGATCGCGGAGGCCGGGAAGGCCGGCACGGCGCCCGGAGCCGGGCACCTGTCCCTGGTGCTCGACGTGGGGAGCGAAGAGGACATGGCGCGGATGGCCGATCGCGTGCTCGAGCGCTTCGGCCGCATCGACATCCTGCTCGCCTCGGCCGGCATCCTGAGAAGCGGCAAGGGCCCGAAGACGGCGACCGAGCTCACGCTTCTCGACTGGAACGCCATCCTGCGCACCAACCTGCGCGGCACGTTCCTGTCGAACCGCGCCGTCCTGCCGGCGATGACGAGCCAGAAGAGCGGCGACATCATCAATGTCTCGTCCACCTCCGGGTTGCGCGGCTTCGCCTACGACGCCGCCTACTGCGCCTCGAAGTTCGGCATCATCGGCCTGAGCGAATCGCTGTCCGAAGAGGTGCGGCGCTCCGGCATCCGCGTGACGACCATCTGTCCCGGCCCGGCGTCGACGGCGATGTGGGACCAGAACCTGCCGGTCCCCCCGCCCGAGAAGACCATGCCGGTCGAGCGGGTCACCGAGCTCATCCTGTACACCGTCCTGCTGCCGCGCGACACGGTGCTGCACAACCCGGTCATCGTTCCCCTGCGCAGCCACCGCCGGCCCGCCTTCCGGGCCCCCGGCCCCGGGGCCTCGATCGGACGGGGCGAGGAGCCGGTCGCGTGA
- a CDS encoding PHB depolymerase family esterase — MRLPSTIAGPLVALPLCLFAVCTYARPSAPPEAPPARGECTLKPGDSNRTIMVKGKKREYVLHVPPSGAGRARPMVITLHGGAGSGPNVKGFSMMDPAADANGFIAAYPSGMKGLIGGTWNAAECCGLAMEKGSPDIEFMSALIDELVGTGCVDPKRVYATGISNGGMFANNLACDLSDKIAAIAPISGAMMDSTCTPKRPVSVLIYHGTGDKFVPYKGGGDFKGAGARHPFPSVEEFLQTWLKIDRCSQDHRPLYNKGEVSCEVYDRCADGTAVGLCRIEGGGHSWPGGKPVMTWYIGKTTKDISNDVMLKFFAEHPMP; from the coding sequence TTGAGACTTCCGTCCACCATCGCGGGCCCTCTCGTCGCCCTGCCGCTCTGCCTGTTCGCCGTCTGCACCTATGCCCGTCCGTCCGCGCCCCCCGAGGCGCCGCCCGCCCGGGGCGAGTGCACCCTCAAGCCGGGGGACAGCAACCGGACCATCATGGTGAAGGGGAAGAAGCGCGAGTACGTCCTCCACGTGCCGCCGTCCGGCGCGGGCAGGGCGCGGCCGATGGTGATCACCCTGCACGGCGGCGCCGGGTCCGGCCCGAACGTGAAGGGATTTTCCATGATGGACCCGGCGGCGGACGCGAACGGGTTCATCGCCGCCTACCCCTCGGGAATGAAAGGCCTCATCGGCGGGACCTGGAACGCCGCGGAGTGCTGCGGGCTGGCGATGGAGAAGGGATCGCCGGACATCGAGTTCATGTCGGCCCTGATCGACGAGCTGGTCGGGACGGGGTGCGTCGACCCGAAGAGGGTGTACGCCACCGGCATCTCGAACGGCGGCATGTTCGCCAACAACCTGGCGTGCGACCTGTCCGACAAGATCGCCGCCATCGCCCCGATCTCGGGGGCGATGATGGACTCCACCTGCACGCCGAAGCGCCCGGTCTCGGTCCTCATCTACCACGGCACGGGGGACAAGTTCGTCCCCTACAAGGGGGGCGGGGACTTCAAGGGGGCCGGCGCCAGGCACCCCTTCCCCTCGGTGGAGGAGTTCCTGCAGACCTGGCTGAAGATCGACCGCTGCTCGCAGGACCACCGGCCGCTCTACAACAAGGGAGAGGTCTCCTGCGAGGTGTACGACCGCTGCGCCGACGGCACCGCGGTCGGGCTCTGCCGCATCGAGGGGGGCGGCCATTCCTGGCCGGGCGGCAAGCCGGTCATGACCTGGTACATCGGCAAGACGACCAAGGACATCTCGAACGACGTGATGTTGAAGTTCTTCGCCGAACACCCGATGCCGTAG
- a CDS encoding methyltransferase domain-containing protein, with protein sequence MTERGTGIRSHYEQWMSEDSLLGPQGEYFEGSCFANYGYWETETRGAREACENLMEKLLALVPDKSGTILDVACGVGATTRHLLRHYAPERITAVDFAEKNLEVARRFTPGCTFRQMDATRLDFPSESFDTVICVEAAFHFQPRSRFLQEAWRVLKPGGRLVLADILCERWADSVSRMLHPQNHVRDPQAYAAVLVRAGFDDPEVQDVTEESWVRSSRSITRYLCGLFEAGRINRKTYNQFMTRRLVSALSTRYYVLAAAPKPEVPREDDGETAGVEETVPPGAEWLGPSPGKPNGFRTLVDHARLAGTERAMRLRRMARLEEAWAQMLTREGDRPGARKHAARALLYLEAARALRRAR encoded by the coding sequence GTGACTGAACGCGGCACCGGGATCCGGTCGCACTACGAGCAGTGGATGTCGGAGGATTCGCTCCTGGGCCCCCAGGGCGAGTACTTCGAGGGGAGCTGCTTCGCGAACTACGGCTACTGGGAGACGGAGACCAGGGGGGCGCGCGAGGCCTGCGAGAACCTCATGGAGAAGCTCCTGGCCCTGGTCCCCGACAAGTCGGGGACCATTCTCGACGTGGCGTGCGGCGTCGGCGCCACGACGCGCCACCTGCTCCGTCACTACGCCCCCGAGAGGATCACGGCCGTCGATTTCGCCGAGAAGAACCTCGAGGTCGCGCGCCGGTTCACGCCCGGCTGCACCTTCCGGCAGATGGATGCGACGCGGCTGGACTTCCCCTCCGAATCGTTCGACACGGTGATCTGCGTCGAGGCGGCGTTCCACTTCCAGCCGCGCAGCCGCTTCCTGCAGGAGGCCTGGCGCGTCCTCAAGCCGGGCGGCCGGCTCGTCCTCGCCGACATCCTGTGCGAGCGCTGGGCCGATTCGGTGAGCCGGATGCTCCACCCGCAGAACCACGTGCGCGATCCGCAGGCGTACGCGGCGGTCCTGGTCCGCGCCGGATTCGACGATCCGGAAGTCCAGGACGTCACCGAGGAGAGCTGGGTGCGATCGAGCCGCTCGATCACCCGTTACCTGTGCGGGCTGTTCGAGGCGGGGCGCATCAACCGCAAGACGTACAACCAGTTCATGACCCGCCGGCTGGTCAGCGCCCTGAGCACCCGCTACTACGTCCTGGCGGCCGCTCCCAAGCCGGAGGTGCCGCGGGAAGACGACGGCGAGACGGCCGGCGTCGAGGAGACGGTGCCTCCCGGGGCCGAATGGCTGGGCCCCTCCCCCGGAAAGCCGAACGGGTTCCGCACCCTGGTCGATCACGCCCGCCTGGCCGGGACCGAGCGCGCCATGCGGCTGCGCCGCATGGCCCGCCTGGAGGAGGCCTGGGCGCAGATGCTCACCCGCGAAGGGGACCGGCCCGGCGCCCGCAAGCACGCGGCGCGCGCGCTCCTCTACCTCGAAGCGGCGCGCGCCCTGCGCCGGGCCCGGTAG